The proteins below come from a single Rhodohalobacter sp. SW132 genomic window:
- a CDS encoding type II toxin-antitoxin system RelE/ParE family toxin produces the protein MEKTDQLIDQPESGRIVPEYNDPNLRELMLGNYRVIYRIRI, from the coding sequence ATTGAGAAAACCGATCAGCTTATTGATCAACCGGAATCAGGAAGAATTGTGCCAGAATATAATGACCCGAACTTGCGTGAACTGATGCTCGGAAATTACCGGGTTATATACCGGATACGTATATAA
- a CDS encoding HigA family addiction module antitoxin: protein MIPKNRVTTHPGTILLKEYLEPMGLTQKALADHLEIPIQRINEIVRGKRGISPDTAWLLSEAFDTSPEFWLNLQSMHDLSLNRPERHIKSLKAVQA from the coding sequence ATGATTCCAAAAAACAGAGTAACAACACATCCCGGAACCATCCTGCTCAAAGAATATCTTGAGCCAATGGGACTAACCCAGAAGGCATTGGCAGACCATTTAGAAATCCCCATTCAGCGGATTAACGAAATTGTAAGAGGCAAAAGGGGAATCTCACCGGATACAGCCTGGTTGCTGTCAGAGGCATTCGATACCTCCCCTGAATTCTGGCTGAATTTGCAATCTATGCACGATTTGTCATTAAATCGTCCAGAAAGGCATATCAAATCTCTTAAGGCTGTTCAGGCTTAA
- a CDS encoding type II toxin-antitoxin system RelE/ParE family toxin, whose translation MIKSFGDKATSDLFHGNSSSKVRRLPTQILESATYKLDILNAATTLDDLRSPPGNRLEALRGDYKGYHSMRINAQWRIVFRWQDSSAHDVAIVDYHY comes from the coding sequence ATGATCAAATCATTTGGAGATAAGGCAACATCAGATCTGTTTCATGGCAACTCAAGCAGCAAGGTCAGAAGACTTCCGACCCAAATTCTTGAATCCGCCACTTATAAACTGGATATACTGAATGCGGCTACCACCTTGGATGATTTGCGATCACCACCAGGAAATCGATTAGAAGCTTTGCGTGGAGATTATAAAGGCTATCATAGTATGCGAATCAATGCCCAATGGAGAATCGTATTCCGCTGGCAGGATTCCAGTGCTCATGATGTAGCCATTGTAGATTATCACTATTAA
- a CDS encoding ATP-binding protein yields the protein MSIKDSFTNDTLWYSTITLIGILIILSIIAIALTSDNESPESARNKLSNSIKNIAVFLGRGKVLYSFVFISVLILYKAEIIEQVSDSYLFTMVILWGLVLIIDSKSLHNSFFREQSKVQSNAVGEIFGVQAKKIFLVKLFEDRSKSIKRFDILNFKYSMQDSDAYAIAGIVFDTYLLNQEKWIKVLQLGTIKNDLSGLKPNVVYKITEPGEIQELSNSLRVKDFVGVVIEKSSIGSIKFEYSKQTDDIQEGDLLELKVGSHRLFYQVISGTTELEKLESKNETGFIEGEAIQLGEWQNDLLSFQKFGWVPSINTPIFKADTSNIEIQEYKYPEFQLGTIPNTNLPSIINLNEAVSHHLALLGVTGSGKSFLAREIIKSLKTDTNVICIDFTGEYKTDLEELDPVELIKVEGLSSLEETFADKHEKALNRRPAEELALKKKIQGQLDEYVKEFIEGEENLGLFELPALSNTSFILEFTQFFIESVFNYAKENKGSRVCLVLEEAHTIVPETNFLGDLGDYGSSKALVNKMSQIALQGRKYGVGLMVIAQRTANVSKTVLTQCNSIICFQAFDETSFTFLGNYIGKNLVQALPNLKQYHAIVTGKAIRSNLPMIVNLEREIE from the coding sequence GTGTCAATAAAAGATTCATTTACTAACGATACTCTTTGGTATTCTACAATTACCTTAATCGGAATTTTAATCATCCTATCTATAATTGCCATTGCACTCACATCAGATAATGAAAGCCCTGAATCAGCAAGGAATAAGTTATCAAATAGCATTAAAAATATTGCAGTTTTTCTCGGGCGGGGCAAAGTTCTCTACTCTTTTGTTTTTATCTCTGTTCTCATCCTTTACAAAGCAGAAATAATAGAACAAGTTAGCGATAGCTATCTTTTTACGATGGTAATTCTTTGGGGCTTAGTTTTAATTATCGACTCAAAATCACTTCATAATTCTTTTTTCAGAGAGCAATCGAAAGTCCAATCAAATGCAGTTGGAGAAATTTTCGGAGTTCAAGCAAAGAAAATATTCTTAGTTAAACTTTTTGAAGATAGAAGTAAGAGTATTAAACGATTTGATATTCTAAACTTTAAGTATTCAATGCAGGACTCAGATGCTTATGCTATTGCAGGCATTGTATTCGATACCTATTTATTAAATCAGGAAAAATGGATCAAAGTACTTCAGTTAGGAACCATCAAAAATGATTTATCAGGCTTAAAGCCTAATGTAGTCTATAAAATTACTGAGCCTGGCGAAATACAAGAATTGTCTAATTCACTTAGAGTAAAAGACTTCGTTGGTGTGGTCATTGAAAAATCATCTATTGGCTCTATAAAGTTTGAATATTCAAAACAAACTGATGACATTCAGGAAGGCGATTTATTGGAGCTAAAAGTAGGCAGTCATAGACTGTTTTATCAGGTAATCAGTGGGACAACAGAACTTGAAAAATTAGAAAGTAAAAATGAGACGGGATTTATCGAAGGAGAAGCAATTCAACTAGGAGAATGGCAAAATGACCTTCTTTCCTTCCAAAAGTTTGGTTGGGTTCCATCTATTAACACTCCTATTTTTAAAGCTGATACAAGTAATATCGAGATTCAAGAGTACAAATATCCTGAATTCCAGTTAGGTACTATTCCCAACACAAATCTACCTTCAATCATCAACTTAAATGAAGCAGTTAGCCATCATTTAGCGTTATTAGGAGTTACAGGCTCTGGAAAGTCCTTCCTAGCAAGAGAAATAATTAAATCATTAAAAACAGATACAAATGTAATTTGTATTGATTTTACGGGTGAATACAAGACTGACTTAGAAGAATTAGACCCAGTTGAATTAATAAAAGTTGAGGGATTAAGTTCTCTCGAAGAGACATTTGCGGATAAACATGAAAAGGCTCTAAATCGTAGGCCCGCGGAAGAACTTGCATTAAAGAAAAAGATTCAAGGTCAACTTGACGAGTATGTAAAAGAGTTCATTGAAGGAGAAGAAAATCTGGGCTTATTTGAACTACCTGCATTATCAAACACTTCGTTCATTTTAGAGTTTACTCAATTTTTTATAGAGAGCGTGTTTAATTATGCAAAAGAAAATAAAGGAAGTCGGGTGTGTTTGGTACTAGAAGAAGCACACACTATAGTTCCAGAGACAAATTTTTTAGGAGATTTAGGAGATTATGGTAGTTCTAAGGCGCTAGTAAATAAGATGTCTCAAATTGCATTACAGGGAAGAAAGTATGGAGTTGGTTTAATGGTTATCGCTCAAAGAACAGCTAATGTTTCAAAGACAGTGCTTACCCAATGTAATTCAATTATTTGTTTCCAGGCTTTTGACGAAACTAGTTTTACCTTTTTAGGTAATTATATTGGCAAAAATTTAGTTCAAGCATTGCCCAATCTGAAGCAATATCACGCAATTGTAACAGGAAAAGCGATACGATCAAACTTACCAATGATAGTAAATCTTGAAAGAGAAATTGAATAA
- a CDS encoding serine protease yields the protein MEKSIQKKIEHPETMALDRQCKWIRPEFMAIDGIGEHELWTLKGLIVAIGFIDDEKQKIIGSGVMIAPGLCITATHVIEETKNLSALLYSIPSENSMRIWTPIDFHTQEKVSIGIIPFQNTPSKYTDVGILSYSPLSKFTDKEDYFFAPLEASAPKINERLWATGYRETHNDGIPTISFFVTSGLVTEQYLQGRGSHINGPCIEVAMEAFGGMSGGPVFNDEGRIVGVISSSLEDDNGNNSPTYVSLIWTSLTSTVYSPWPENHWPKNLAGIQTAIKKNGAKLIGSARFDDEGSYKVKFPEQSSDSMLSVLKSAGIKFPTDDYDIHDYSYDNFEDFLEEEGLNYLSSVDKKTFDLALMKKDYTETIKLFDCIGASTMGGLEDLNIESIKLINDGTIGIDALFNIRNSVLKLKITRDEYESHKDLITSLSSLYNQETDGINVLYDHYVRPFYRVNFIYDIQSEEYQEIRFQFLFLKI from the coding sequence ATGGAAAAGTCAATTCAAAAAAAAATTGAACACCCTGAAACCATGGCTCTTGATCGCCAGTGTAAATGGATTCGCCCTGAATTCATGGCAATTGATGGTATTGGTGAACACGAACTATGGACATTAAAAGGGCTAATTGTTGCTATTGGTTTTATTGACGATGAAAAGCAAAAAATTATTGGTAGTGGTGTAATGATAGCGCCTGGCCTCTGTATAACTGCTACCCATGTTATTGAAGAAACGAAGAATTTGAGCGCTTTACTATATTCGATCCCTAGTGAAAATAGTATGAGAATATGGACTCCTATAGATTTTCACACTCAAGAAAAAGTATCAATAGGAATAATTCCTTTTCAAAACACTCCTTCTAAATATACCGATGTTGGAATTTTATCCTATTCCCCCTTGTCAAAGTTTACAGATAAGGAAGATTATTTCTTTGCTCCTTTAGAAGCTTCAGCACCTAAAATCAATGAACGACTTTGGGCTACAGGATATCGAGAAACGCACAATGATGGTATTCCTACCATATCTTTTTTCGTCACTTCTGGGCTTGTTACCGAGCAATATTTACAAGGGAGAGGTAGCCATATAAATGGACCCTGTATAGAAGTTGCAATGGAAGCCTTCGGAGGAATGAGTGGGGGCCCAGTCTTTAATGATGAAGGAAGAATTGTGGGTGTTATTTCTTCAAGTCTAGAAGATGACAATGGTAATAATAGTCCAACTTATGTTTCCTTAATCTGGACATCACTAACATCAACAGTTTACTCCCCTTGGCCTGAAAATCATTGGCCAAAGAATCTCGCAGGAATACAGACTGCAATAAAAAAGAACGGGGCAAAGTTAATTGGCTCAGCGAGATTTGATGATGAAGGCTCATATAAGGTGAAGTTTCCAGAGCAAAGTTCAGATTCAATGTTGTCAGTATTGAAAAGTGCGGGAATCAAATTTCCTACTGATGATTATGATATTCATGACTATTCATACGATAATTTTGAAGATTTCTTAGAAGAAGAAGGACTTAATTACTTATCAAGCGTTGATAAAAAAACATTTGATTTAGCACTAATGAAGAAGGATTACACTGAAACTATAAAATTATTTGATTGTATTGGGGCATCCACCATGGGAGGCCTCGAAGATTTAAACATAGAATCAATCAAACTAATAAATGATGGGACTATTGGAATTGATGCTCTATTTAACATTAGAAACTCAGTTCTCAAATTAAAAATTACAAGGGATGAGTATGAATCTCACAAAGATTTAATTACTTCTTTAAGTAGTCTTTACAATCAAGAAACTGACGGAATCAACGTGTTGTATGATCACTACGTAAGACCGTTTTATAGGGTAAATTTCATTTATGACATTCAATCTGAGGAATACCAAGAAATAAGATTTCAGTTTCTCTTTTTGAAAATATGA
- a CDS encoding GIY-YIG nuclease family protein gives MYTVYILYSQRIDQYYTGHAQDLKDRCRRHNEGRSLATKRGVPWELKKAIDFGTRSEAMKAENWLKRMKSRKVIEKVISGEINLREVTD, from the coding sequence ATGTATACAGTTTACATCCTTTATAGCCAACGGATTGATCAATATTACACCGGGCATGCCCAGGATCTGAAAGATCGGTGTAGAAGGCATAACGAGGGGAGATCGTTGGCAACAAAGCGAGGTGTTCCCTGGGAGCTGAAGAAGGCAATTGATTTCGGCACCCGAAGTGAAGCAATGAAAGCTGAAAACTGGCTGAAGCGGATGAAGAGCAGGAAAGTAATTGAAAAGGTGATTTCAGGTGAAATTAACTTGCGAGAGGTAACCGATTAA
- a CDS encoding GIY-YIG nuclease family protein, whose amino-acid sequence MYTVYILYSQRINQYYTGHAQDLKDRFKRHNEGRSLATKRGVPWELKKAIGFETRSEAMKAENWLKRMKSRKVIEKVISGEINLREVTD is encoded by the coding sequence ATGTATACAGTTTACATCCTTTATAGCCAACGGATTAATCAATATTACACCGGGCATGCCCAGGATCTGAAAGATCGGTTTAAAAGGCACAACGAGGGAAGGTCATTGGCAACAAAGCGAGGTGTTCCCTGGGAACTGAAGAAGGCAATTGGTTTTGAGACCCGAAGTGAAGCAATGAAAGCTGAAAACTGGCTGAAACGAATGAAGAGCAGGAAAGTAATTGAAAAGGTGATTTCAGGTGAAATTAACTTGCGAGAGGTAACCGATTAA
- a CDS encoding site-specific integrase: protein MPIKKLSHTFIKKLKNPRTRIEYSDTVVDGLVLRVTKTGHKSFCFRYGASGKRYTIGKFPTLGLADARKVSKKLAIDVAMGIDPMKKRKQKERDDKNTFNNLTANFIKYYTPSLRPKTKYEYERIINKELIPEFGSSKLKDITRAEIQKFLDRVADKRDKATMSNRIRSVLSRLFSYAIDRGMTENNPVISIPPRKKGENKRERYYSEKEIKKLWSAFEQESEPIQSLFKILLLCGQRKGETSRMRWSDIESGVWTIPSKDSKSNREHRVPLSSTSKNIIGSLKSHNGHSDYVFKSPVMENDPIQWFKRAVDRIQEESKVSDFRIHDLRRTAATYMAQLKIDRTVLGKILNHKGLSGDSQITAIYDRYSYMEEKREAIELWNNYLLTKILTKN from the coding sequence ATGCCGATAAAGAAACTTAGTCATACTTTTATAAAGAAACTGAAAAACCCAAGGACAAGAATCGAGTATTCTGATACGGTTGTCGATGGATTAGTTTTAAGAGTTACAAAGACTGGTCACAAATCCTTTTGTTTTAGATATGGTGCGTCTGGTAAAAGATATACGATAGGTAAATTTCCAACTCTTGGTTTAGCAGATGCAAGAAAGGTATCTAAGAAATTAGCTATAGATGTGGCCATGGGTATTGACCCCATGAAGAAAAGAAAACAGAAAGAGCGAGATGACAAGAACACTTTTAATAATCTGACAGCAAATTTCATCAAATATTACACACCATCGCTTAGGCCAAAGACTAAATATGAATATGAAAGAATTATTAATAAAGAGCTTATTCCTGAATTTGGTAGCTCCAAGTTAAAAGACATAACTAGAGCTGAAATCCAAAAGTTTTTAGATCGTGTTGCCGATAAAAGAGACAAAGCAACGATGTCAAACAGAATAAGGTCTGTTTTATCAAGATTATTCTCTTATGCAATTGACCGGGGGATGACTGAAAACAACCCGGTTATATCAATACCGCCGCGAAAAAAAGGTGAAAATAAAAGAGAGCGTTATTACTCAGAAAAGGAAATAAAGAAACTGTGGAGTGCTTTTGAACAAGAATCTGAACCCATACAGTCGCTTTTTAAAATATTACTGCTGTGTGGACAAAGAAAGGGCGAAACCAGTAGAATGAGATGGAGTGATATAGAAAGTGGTGTATGGACTATTCCCTCCAAAGATTCGAAATCGAACAGGGAACACCGTGTACCATTATCCTCAACTAGTAAAAACATAATAGGTTCACTTAAATCTCACAATGGACATAGTGATTATGTATTCAAATCGCCTGTTATGGAGAACGACCCAATACAATGGTTTAAACGAGCTGTGGATCGAATTCAAGAAGAATCAAAAGTATCCGATTTCAGAATACATGACTTGAGAAGAACTGCAGCCACTTACATGGCACAATTAAAAATCGACAGAACTGTTTTGGGAAAAATATTAAACCACAAAGGATTATCTGGTGATAGCCAAATCACAGCTATTTATGACAGATATTCATATATGGAGGAAAAACGAGAAGCTATAGAATTGTGGAACAACTACTTATTAACAAAAATCCTTACCAAGAATTAA
- a CDS encoding AlpA family transcriptional regulator, giving the protein MRIIRKAELADILGISIQTIWRMTKRGELPPKRQISKGCVGWLEDDIIKFLKSRPIADGDLDSKRENSEAKPSYSSNTD; this is encoded by the coding sequence ATGAGAATTATTAGAAAAGCTGAGTTAGCAGATATTTTAGGCATATCGATTCAGACAATTTGGAGAATGACAAAGAGGGGTGAGTTACCTCCCAAAAGACAAATCTCTAAAGGCTGCGTTGGCTGGCTCGAAGACGATATCATCAAATTCCTTAAGAGCAGACCCATCGCTGACGGGGACCTTGATTCAAAAAGAGAAAACTCTGAAGCAAAACCATCCTATTCAAGCAATACTGATTAA
- a CDS encoding helix-turn-helix domain-containing protein — translation MKKAYFNPYRLFHGVFIPDWLLNCESCPSKAKLLYGYLAKRAGKSGDCFPGQKDIAMNLNCSTRHVRTLLDKLVELDLIEIKRVGLNKNNEYRFIFNEEIIPANSFRSEPFISTSNENVDGNTDDKDNSKGGGNKPGKGKKEGDKEDEYPSITYCSEGVTVSKATNNQRNELSCPDETDSSGQEAEVQSGHEKGKLSDPIYKPRPYKKSPPLNTNDTASKHQKHTDNQYSSGDAHTPTASGGGELVSSLRNTMQVLCNLRRDQVDSVCSWLKDNPDKLKSFNQWFYKNITLKFFDDNFVIRTSAGFSWAELKKVLEDEITIPRDDDSKNEVDLFYRLKYKELEPDTEGLKQISGLLKNRDLRKYAIQRAGQ, via the coding sequence GTGAAGAAGGCTTATTTCAATCCGTACCGATTGTTCCACGGCGTATTCATACCAGACTGGCTTCTCAACTGTGAATCTTGTCCATCTAAGGCAAAATTGCTTTATGGTTATTTAGCAAAACGTGCTGGCAAGAGTGGTGACTGTTTTCCAGGCCAGAAAGATATTGCCATGAATTTAAACTGCTCAACACGACATGTTCGAACGCTTTTAGATAAGCTTGTAGAATTAGACCTTATCGAGATAAAAAGAGTCGGGTTAAACAAAAACAATGAGTATAGATTTATCTTTAATGAAGAGATTATCCCTGCCAATTCCTTCAGAAGTGAACCTTTCATTAGTACTTCAAACGAAAATGTTGACGGTAATACGGATGATAAGGACAATAGTAAAGGGGGTGGTAACAAGCCAGGTAAAGGAAAGAAAGAGGGAGACAAGGAAGATGAATATCCATCTATAACCTACTGTTCAGAAGGTGTTACTGTCTCAAAGGCTACCAACAATCAAAGGAATGAATTGTCCTGTCCAGACGAGACTGATTCTTCCGGTCAAGAAGCAGAGGTACAGTCCGGTCATGAAAAAGGGAAATTGTCCGATCCTATATATAAACCGAGACCTTATAAGAAGAGTCCTCCCCTGAACACAAATGACACGGCATCGAAGCATCAAAAACATACTGATAACCAATACTCCTCAGGTGATGCACACACACCTACTGCTTCGGGGGGTGGGGAATTAGTTTCTTCTCTTAGGAATACCATGCAAGTGCTTTGCAATTTGAGGCGCGATCAAGTCGATAGTGTTTGTAGCTGGCTAAAGGATAATCCAGATAAGCTCAAATCATTCAATCAATGGTTTTACAAAAATATTACACTAAAATTTTTCGATGATAATTTTGTCATCAGAACTTCAGCCGGGTTTTCATGGGCTGAATTAAAAAAAGTACTGGAGGACGAGATTACAATACCGAGAGATGATGACTCCAAAAACGAAGTAGACCTCTTTTACCGATTAAAGTACAAAGAATTAGAGCCAGATACAGAGGGGTTAAAGCAGATATCAGGCCTCTTAAAGAATCGTGATTTAAGAAAGTACGCTATACAGAGGGCAGGCCAATGA
- a CDS encoding ParA family protein yields MMKTISITNQKGGVGKTTTAVNLSAGLARRGFRVLLVDSDPQCNASTHLGVTHEDEKRTLDDLYYQPELQTGEIIQPARGFDLLPAGEALAYAEQKLAGVPGREMILSEKLAGLSARYDFCIIDCPPNLGFLTINAYTASDGLIITVKPEYFALEGLKQIHSILGFIRKRLNPDLDVLGYLITDFDARKNQHKEIREAMVHTFNGKVFDTTIRTNSRLSDCSSAGSSIFEFAPKTYGAIDYLNLAKELEVRHGQA; encoded by the coding sequence ATGATGAAAACCATATCGATTACGAATCAAAAAGGAGGTGTCGGAAAAACGACGACCGCCGTGAACCTGTCGGCCGGATTGGCCCGCAGAGGCTTCCGGGTGCTGCTGGTCGACTCCGACCCTCAGTGTAACGCCTCCACGCATTTGGGTGTGACCCATGAGGATGAAAAGCGAACGCTGGACGATCTCTACTACCAGCCGGAGCTTCAGACGGGCGAGATTATTCAGCCAGCCAGAGGATTTGACCTGCTGCCGGCCGGAGAAGCGCTGGCGTACGCCGAGCAGAAACTGGCCGGGGTGCCGGGACGGGAGATGATTCTCTCGGAGAAACTGGCGGGTCTATCGGCCCGCTATGACTTTTGCATTATCGACTGCCCGCCAAATCTTGGCTTTCTGACGATCAACGCCTACACCGCCTCTGACGGGCTAATCATCACCGTCAAACCGGAGTATTTTGCACTGGAGGGCCTCAAGCAGATCCACTCGATCCTTGGTTTTATCCGTAAGCGGCTGAACCCTGACTTGGATGTTCTTGGCTATCTGATCACGGACTTTGACGCTCGAAAAAACCAGCACAAAGAGATCCGCGAGGCCATGGTTCACACCTTCAACGGCAAGGTGTTCGATACGACCATCCGCACCAACTCCAGGCTCAGCGATTGCTCATCGGCCGGGAGCAGCATCTTTGAATTCGCTCCTAAAACCTACGGGGCGATTGACTATCTGAACCTGGCCAAAGAGCTGGAGGTACGTCATGGGCAAGCCTGA
- a CDS encoding DUF6290 family protein: MKKEYRKPLSVRLSKNEKAILKNWASEKNVSLSRYIRKIALGELPQNSRIFKRGGISEMDLWELRKELAAVGNNINQIAHRLNKRHLQLMMKQKNGERVLVRLEEDAEAYLIQELRKVRGVNSKILKLLIRALK, from the coding sequence ATGAAAAAAGAATACAGAAAGCCGCTTTCAGTTAGACTTTCAAAGAATGAAAAAGCCATTTTAAAAAATTGGGCTTCTGAGAAAAATGTGTCTCTTAGCCGGTACATCCGAAAAATTGCTCTCGGGGAGCTGCCCCAAAACAGCAGAATTTTCAAACGCGGAGGGATCAGTGAAATGGACCTTTGGGAACTACGAAAAGAGCTGGCTGCTGTTGGGAACAACATCAACCAAATCGCACACCGGTTGAACAAGCGGCATCTTCAATTAATGATGAAGCAGAAGAATGGAGAGAGGGTGTTGGTTCGACTGGAAGAAGATGCAGAAGCATACTTGATTCAGGAGCTACGGAAAGTGCGGGGGGTAAACTCCAAAATTCTAAAATTACTGATCCGGGCCTTGAAATGA
- a CDS encoding relaxase/mobilization nuclease domain-containing protein, which yields MIGKISSGASFGGLIRYITDPEKQQWIDSRNLLVTRPPDVIQEMDMVANRSRATSPVYHISVSWNPNDDPSKFDMMEVADRVLSELQMERNQTLIVSHKDTGHPHIHMAINRVDPETFKAVDRWNDMGRVEGVLREIEKEKGWQETPGLLYGDPSKVKWKGEKLWEAEQRVRVNEALKGVGIGEPEYKTVRVMALEVKKNLYHAKNWKSFDDILAGQGLWVESKGAGMVVTDGAMSIKASSVGRDFSRGKLEKKFGESLSKYEEHRELKVDVKKGIGEVNNWTNAIERIKLEATETDLERSKKFIDAELRKIDYYDTHLKILKDRIQEGFEKTFDDPDKAQQELARVINEEGLENAGAELVSDPRRFGKVKLEGWMLQKLGNDISEMNQKYKEWETYLEEKIIRNPKELSQRRKELKEKQSHLSNVKLPGIRQALRKNMRESEAGYTLSRGAEEVIAVSRAISAIMKNYQPLAKKVAGRGVAAFKNDLAKETEAGQALVQMSDQSMKATRLFLQIATALKSGGVSLAQSGIRHAVHQHRYTAIQKQLEREREAQRGDFSR from the coding sequence ATGATTGGAAAAATCAGTAGCGGAGCTTCTTTTGGCGGGCTGATTCGGTATATCACAGATCCGGAAAAACAGCAATGGATAGATAGCCGTAATCTTTTAGTAACCCGCCCACCGGATGTTATTCAAGAAATGGATATGGTAGCAAACCGCAGCCGGGCAACCAGTCCTGTGTATCACATTTCTGTGAGCTGGAATCCCAACGATGATCCATCCAAATTTGACATGATGGAGGTGGCCGATCGGGTGTTATCAGAATTGCAAATGGAACGGAACCAGACGCTCATTGTCTCTCACAAAGACACCGGCCATCCGCATATTCATATGGCTATTAATCGGGTGGATCCGGAAACGTTCAAAGCTGTTGATCGTTGGAATGATATGGGAAGAGTGGAGGGGGTACTGCGAGAGATTGAAAAGGAAAAAGGATGGCAAGAAACCCCGGGCTTACTATATGGGGACCCAAGCAAAGTAAAGTGGAAAGGAGAAAAGCTTTGGGAAGCCGAGCAACGGGTACGAGTGAATGAGGCGCTGAAAGGTGTGGGAATCGGAGAACCTGAATATAAAACGGTTCGGGTGATGGCGCTTGAGGTGAAGAAAAATCTTTACCATGCTAAAAACTGGAAATCATTTGATGACATACTTGCCGGTCAAGGTCTTTGGGTGGAAAGCAAGGGCGCGGGTATGGTTGTTACCGATGGAGCCATGAGCATTAAAGCCAGCAGCGTAGGCCGGGATTTTAGCCGGGGTAAGTTGGAGAAAAAGTTTGGGGAGTCTCTGTCCAAGTATGAGGAGCATAGAGAGCTTAAAGTGGACGTAAAGAAAGGTATTGGAGAGGTCAACAACTGGACAAACGCCATTGAACGAATCAAGTTGGAAGCAACGGAGACGGATCTGGAACGAAGCAAAAAGTTTATAGACGCTGAGCTGCGGAAGATTGATTACTACGATACACACCTGAAAATTCTGAAAGATCGAATCCAAGAGGGGTTTGAAAAAACGTTTGATGATCCGGATAAGGCGCAGCAAGAGTTGGCCAGGGTCATAAATGAGGAAGGTTTGGAGAATGCCGGGGCAGAGTTAGTGTCTGACCCAAGGAGATTTGGTAAAGTAAAATTGGAAGGGTGGATGCTTCAAAAGCTTGGGAATGATATTTCAGAGATGAATCAGAAGTACAAGGAATGGGAAACATACCTCGAAGAGAAGATTATTCGTAATCCGAAAGAACTGAGCCAAAGACGTAAAGAGCTTAAAGAGAAGCAGAGCCATTTATCTAACGTCAAGCTGCCGGGCATCAGGCAGGCGTTACGGAAAAACATGCGGGAATCAGAGGCGGGCTATACCTTGAGCCGTGGTGCGGAAGAAGTGATTGCCGTGAGCCGGGCGATCTCTGCCATCATGAAGAACTATCAACCGCTGGCCAAAAAGGTGGCCGGACGCGGGGTGGCTGCGTTCAAAAATGATTTAGCCAAAGAAACAGAAGCCGGTCAGGCCCTGGTCCAGATGAGTGACCAGTCGATGAAGGCGACCCGTCTGTTCCTGCAAATTGCAACCGCACTGAAATCCGGTGGCGTGTCACTTGCCCAAAGCGGAATTCGCCACGCCGTGCATCAACACCGTTACACCGCTATTCAAAAGCAACTGGAGCGTGAACGTGAAGCCCAGCGCGGGGATTTTAGCCGGTAA